A portion of the Sandaracinaceae bacterium genome contains these proteins:
- a CDS encoding thioesterase family protein, which translates to MSTTEPAHVPTFRRHHGAFMPLAPARSGWDPGLCNGSAAAALLALLLEDALRRPGFHVARLTIDLLKPIPFGTLDGRALVRREGGRLRQGEAELSWQGAVVARASGLFLAGSEGPGSVHGPAPLPPAGEAESSGMFRASKEPGRHPSFEHFCDLRWVTARDAPQPALWVTPPSVFVEDEPCSDLVRCVAAADLMAGLAELTRSHCTPASPVAINADLNLTFSGEPRGQAFGLRLTHLAAEAGVGLAHAELFDADGFRGTVAQCRVGNTPKSRTP; encoded by the coding sequence ATGTCCACGACCGAGCCCGCGCACGTCCCCACGTTTCGACGCCACCACGGCGCCTTCATGCCGCTCGCCCCCGCGCGCAGCGGTTGGGACCCTGGTCTGTGCAACGGAAGCGCCGCAGCAGCGCTGCTCGCTCTCCTGCTCGAGGACGCGCTGCGGCGCCCAGGGTTCCATGTGGCGCGCCTGACCATCGACCTGCTCAAGCCCATCCCCTTCGGCACGCTGGACGGACGCGCACTGGTAAGGCGCGAAGGCGGTCGCCTCCGCCAGGGAGAGGCCGAACTCTCGTGGCAGGGCGCCGTAGTGGCCCGCGCGAGTGGGCTGTTCCTGGCTGGCTCGGAGGGGCCTGGCAGCGTGCATGGACCCGCGCCGTTGCCTCCTGCGGGAGAGGCCGAGTCGAGCGGCATGTTCCGCGCGTCGAAGGAGCCGGGGCGTCATCCATCGTTCGAGCACTTTTGCGATCTGCGCTGGGTCACCGCGCGGGACGCGCCCCAACCCGCTCTGTGGGTCACCCCTCCGTCGGTCTTCGTCGAGGACGAGCCGTGCTCGGACCTCGTGCGCTGCGTGGCTGCGGCCGATCTGATGGCGGGCCTGGCCGAGCTGACCCGAAGCCACTGCACGCCCGCATCGCCCGTCGCCATCAACGCCGACCTCAACCTCACGTTCAGCGGGGAGCCGCGCGGCCAGGCGTTTGGTCTCCGCCTGACGCACCTCGCCGCCGAGGCCGGCGTCGGACTCGCACACGCGGAGCTGTTCGACGCGGACGGGTTCCGCGGCACGGTGGCGCAGTGCCGCGTGGGCAACACACCCAAGTCGCGCACGCCCTGA